One window of Mediterraneibacter butyricigenes genomic DNA carries:
- a CDS encoding relaxase/mobilization nuclease domain-containing protein, translating into MAVSKLWSVTSRLGQVIDYAANPEKTAADIYTEEQYQALRDVLSYAKDEEKTEREFFVEGINCNPATARDQFISVKKAYGKDDGIQAYHGYLSFKEQDISPELAQKIGMEFANEVWGKRFQVVVTTHLNTKHLHCHYVINSVSFVDGKRLWGDEKAWFKFRLVADCLCEKYGLYYNPNPNRSKQSSYYYKQEQAGMPSRYSMTRDAIDEAIAHSTNLKTFDYILTQMGYEHCLSDSRKYWTIVPKGYKKPIRLKSLGENYTEDAIKRRLTENQKVLIVPFAKETVRVRQYRMPTREHKVKKVGGLYGLYLHYCYKLGYLPKYKKQNTARLHYLLKEDLLKLDKITQETRLLGRENISTDEQLFSYKESVLSQIKSLTDDRTHLRKQLRRNLSDDELSNVKEQITAITSKLWTLRKEVGLCDDIAERSKVIEANLETVRVYEEKQERKEQNRNDKRR; encoded by the coding sequence ATGGCAGTAAGTAAATTGTGGTCGGTCACATCAAGGCTCGGTCAGGTAATCGACTATGCCGCCAATCCCGAAAAGACGGCGGCAGACATTTACACCGAGGAACAGTATCAGGCTCTCCGTGATGTTCTCAGCTATGCAAAGGACGAAGAAAAAACCGAGCGTGAGTTTTTCGTAGAGGGTATCAACTGCAACCCTGCGACCGCAAGAGACCAGTTTATATCTGTAAAAAAAGCATACGGCAAAGACGACGGCATTCAAGCCTATCACGGATACCTGAGCTTTAAGGAACAGGACATATCCCCGGAGCTTGCACAGAAAATCGGAATGGAATTTGCAAACGAAGTGTGGGGCAAAAGATTTCAGGTGGTGGTTACTACTCATCTGAACACGAAACACCTGCACTGTCATTATGTAATAAACTCCGTTTCCTTTGTGGACGGCAAGCGGTTATGGGGCGACGAAAAAGCGTGGTTCAAGTTTCGTTTGGTTGCCGACTGCCTTTGTGAAAAGTACGGACTGTATTACAATCCGAACCCAAACCGCAGTAAGCAATCCTCTTATTACTACAAGCAGGAACAAGCCGGTATGCCGAGCCGATATTCAATGACCCGTGACGCCATTGATGAAGCGATTGCACACAGCACCAACTTAAAGACCTTTGATTATATCCTGACTCAGATGGGCTATGAACATTGTCTCAGCGACAGTCGAAAGTATTGGACGATTGTCCCGAAAGGATACAAGAAGCCGATACGACTTAAATCACTCGGAGAGAATTATACCGAGGACGCAATCAAGCGTAGGCTGACGGAAAATCAAAAGGTTCTTATCGTTCCTTTTGCAAAGGAAACGGTAAGAGTCAGGCAGTACCGAATGCCCACAAGAGAACACAAAGTCAAAAAGGTCGGCGGACTGTATGGGCTGTATCTGCATTACTGCTATAAGCTGGGTTATCTGCCGAAGTACAAAAAACAGAATACCGCAAGGCTTCACTATCTTTTGAAAGAAGATTTGCTGAAGCTCGACAAAATCACTCAGGAGACAAGGCTGCTTGGACGGGAGAACATTTCTACCGACGAGCAGCTTTTCTCATATAAAGAGTCCGTGTTGTCGCAAATCAAATCCTTGACTGACGATAGAACGCACCTGCGAAAACAGTTAAGAAGAAATTTGAGTGACGATGAGCTATCAAATGTCAAAGAGCAGATTACGGCAATCACGAGCAAGCTGTGGACTCTCCGCAAAGAGGTCGGTCTTTGTGATGACATAGCCGAAAGGTCAAAGGTTATTGAAGCCAACCTTGAAACGGTAAGAGTTTACGAAGAAAAACAAGAACGAAAGGAGCAGAACCGTAATGACAAACGGAGGTGA
- a CDS encoding PcfB family protein, which translates to MTNGGDAAEQVVRLSLEGFEVAAKLSGAAAKNIAVLLVSVLKQEQKTKGKARLTNMIKSGKELKVFSIPNKDLKKFTEQAKRYGVLYCVLRDKNTKGDNVPIDIIARAEDASKIQRIVERFELGKVDKAAIVTESQKAVEKREALEKDKPTKTKNEIITEEAVRKPIQKEGYSQSNPTVAKTDKNPPSRHDSEPVDMQTDKGTVSDRQRKPSVKAKLDRYKAQSKQQKEAERKEPEVSKPEVKNAPAQTVHQQPKPKSKNVKER; encoded by the coding sequence ATGACAAACGGAGGTGATGCGGCAGAACAGGTCGTCAGGCTATCGCTTGAAGGCTTTGAAGTAGCCGCAAAATTAAGCGGAGCGGCAGCAAAGAATATTGCCGTTCTTTTAGTCTCTGTTCTCAAACAGGAACAGAAAACAAAAGGCAAGGCTCGACTTACTAATATGATTAAGTCGGGCAAGGAGCTGAAGGTGTTTTCTATCCCCAACAAGGACTTGAAGAAGTTTACCGAGCAGGCAAAACGCTACGGCGTTCTCTACTGCGTACTCAGGGATAAAAACACAAAGGGCGATAATGTCCCGATTGATATTATTGCCCGTGCAGAGGACGCTTCCAAAATTCAGAGAATCGTTGAGAGATTTGAACTCGGTAAAGTTGATAAGGCTGCGATTGTCACCGAGTCTCAGAAGGCTGTCGAAAAGCGTGAAGCTTTGGAGAAAGACAAGCCGACGAAAACCAAAAACGAAATCATCACTGAGGAAGCCGTCAGAAAACCTATTCAGAAAGAGGGGTATTCCCAGTCAAACCCCACAGTCGCCAAAACGGACAAAAACCCTCCGTCAAGGCACGACTCCGAGCCGGTAGATATGCAAACTGATAAGGGTACTGTAAGCGACAGACAGAGAAAGCCGTCGGTAAAAGCAAAGCTTGACCGATATAAGGCACAGTCCAAGCAGCAGAAAGAAGCAGAACGCAAAGAGCCGGAGGTATCAAAGCCGGAAGTCAAGAACGCCCCGGCACAGACCGTACACCAGCAGCCGAAACCTAAAAGCAAAAATGTGAAAGAGAGGTAA